GACGCGTACCTCGGCTTTCTTTCGCCAAGGAAGTTCCCGATCGATACTTTGTCCTTGCCCTCGACCTTCAACTGGATGGGGAAGTGGGCGTAGACGATCTTCATATGGTACTCGTACCCTTCGGTAACGCCGGTGATCATGTTCCGGATGTGCGAAGCGAAGGTACCCACCGTGGCCCGGGTCTGCTTGTCAAACCTGGACGCCTCGACGACGACCTTGCCGTCGGCCGAGGTCAGCTTTATGCCGGGGAACCGGAATTCCCGGGATACCTGCCCCTTTTGACCTTTCACGGTCAAAGTTGCACCGCTTAATGTCACGGTTACACCCTGGGGGACGTTTACCTCAATGAGCGTTTCTGCTGCCATTGTTCCACCTTAATATACGTACGCTAAAAGCTCGCCGCCGATGCCCTTTGCGGCCGCGTCGCTGTGGGACATGACGCCCTGCGACGTGGTCAGGATGAGCATGCCGAAGTTCCTGGCGGGGAGGTATCTCTTCTCCCACTTCTCGAACTCCGC
This genomic window from Methanocella sp. contains:
- a CDS encoding 50S ribosomal protein L6, with the translated sequence MAAETLIEVNVPQGVTVTLSGATLTVKGQKGQVSREFRFPGIKLTSADGKVVVEASRFDKQTRATVGTFASHIRNMITGVTEGYEYHMKIVYAHFPIQLKVEGKDKVSIGNFLGERKPRYASIMGETKVSVAGDRVSVTGNNKEHVGQTAANIEQACKIRNRDPRVFQDGVYIINKA
- a CDS encoding 30S ribosomal protein S8 — translated: QGYVGEYEFIDNGKAGMLNVKLIGKINKCGIIKPRFAVGKAEFEKWEKRYLPARNFGMLILTTSQGVMSHSDAAAKGIGGELLAYVY